From the genome of Cytophagales bacterium WSM2-2:
AAAGCTTCTCCGGAGTTGGGTGACCTTCACTTCATCACGGGAGCCAGGACGAGGCTGGGGAGCTTTCATCCCTTTACGTTTGTACAAGTCAACAGCGGCTTCAATTAATCGGCCATAGGTTGTATCATCCTTGCAGTAATGCCGGTAAAATGTTTTGTACAGGAATGATTTAGGGTAATAATTCTTCTTGATATTCTTTAAAAATAAATTCACAATCCCGCGTGCACTAAGGTCATTGCTCAATACCACAACCTCCCTGAGCATCGTGGGCGATTCTTTCAATTCAATCGTCAGGTTGCTTTCCGGATTTTTAATGGATGTCGTTTCAAATCCCATACAGGAGATCCGGATGCTATATTTTCCGGCTAGAAAGGCGGGTACTTTTAGTGTAAATGCGCCCTCCATATTCGAGATTGTTCCGATAGCCGACCCTGCAACGCCAATGTTTGCATATGCAACCGGGGATTTCGATTTGGAATTGATCACTTTCCCTTCAATAGTCAAGGTTTGGGCAAGGTTGACGTGAGCTAGTGTGAGAAGTAAAAGTTGTAAGAAAAAATTTCGCAGGGTCATAGAAAACGATATTACTGCCAATTACGAGTAAATGCTTAAAAACCGAATGAAGAAAGAATTAATATCTCCTAAGACTGTGCACTACTGCGAATTGACGTCTATGATGCAAGCCATTCCTAAATAAGAGGTTAAGTCTCTCATTTACAGCAGAAAAACAATATTCAGGCTATTAAAACTTTTTCCCGCAATCCACCATCTTTATATCAGGAAATCACGGACCTGGACCCCGAATTTGTGGCCGAAACCCTACTTGATATAGCTATGATGCATTCCGACACCCTGATCGCCCGAGCTCGCGAGGGGGACAAGAATGCCCAGGGAAAGCTGGTGCAGCTCTGGTACAAGCGCATCTACAATTTCAGCTACAAGTTCTTTTTCGACCACGACCTGGCGATGGAAGTGGCACAAAAGACTTTCATTAGCATGCACAAAAACCTCTCAGGCCTGCAAGAGGTAACAAGGTTCAAGTCCTGGCTCTACACCATTGCCGTGAACTACTGCCGTGAAGAGACGCGGAAAAAAAAAGCAAGCCGGTCGTATTCTCTGCATGACTTAAACCCCGGTGAAGGTGAGGAGAGCTACCGTTGGGAAGAAAGCCACCAGCGGCATGAAAATCCAGAACGCCAACTTCGCCATGCCGAATTGAGCGACTTGCTACAGGAATGCCTGATGCAATTGAGTGTGGAGCAACGCGAAGTGGTGATTATGAAGGAGTACGAAGGGCTTAAGTTCCGGGAAATTGCCGAGTCACTGAATATTTCAGAAAATACGGTGAAATCAAGGATGTATTATGGGCTGGAGGGATTGAAGAGAATTCTGGAACAAAAGAAAATTACAAAGGAAACAATTGGATATGAGCTATAGACCCGATGAAAGTACGCTGATTGCATACCTCTACGGTGAGATCAGCGACAAGGAAAAAGAAAAACTGGAGATCTATTTCCAGCAACACCCGGACGAGTTGGCAAAACTCCGAGGGCTGGATGAAGTGCGCTCAATTATGGAACACGCTCAAGACAAGGAAGTGATCGCTCCACCGGTTTTTGTCGATGAGACGAATACACGGCCGATGTGGCAATCATCTTACTTCAAGATAAGCTTCGGCATTGCTGCGTCCCTTCTTTTTCTTCTCGTGGCTGGAAAGCTTCTGGGTCCGGAGATCAGTTATTCCAATGGCGAGTTGCGTATCAGTTTTGGAGAGAGAAAAGTGGAACAGCCAGTTGCCCCTGCAAACTCTCTCACGGAAGAAAAAGTGAAAGAATTGATATCTGCTTCACTGGCCTCTAATAATGAGAGTCAAAAGTCGCTGCGCGATGAAGATCAAAGGAAACTGTTACAATCGATTACTGTCATGAACTCGAAAAAAATGGATGCGTTGACAGAAACTGCGTCATTGGCAAGTCGTGAGCAGGTGCAGGCGTTTGTAGCCACATTGCAAGAGCAGAATTTGAAATTGATGAAAGATTATTTTCAGCTCTCATCCACAGAGCAGAAAAAATATATGGAGAGTCTGCTTACGAATTTTTCAGGCTACTTGCAGGAGCAACGCAAACAGGACCTACAATTAGTGCAGTCTCAGATGAACTACTTAGAAAAAAATAATAACCAGTTTAAACAAGAGACCGAACAGATTTTGACAAGCTTAATTTCCAATCCAGGTAAGAAAAACAATTATTAAAATTTTAAAATAGAAACGAGTATGAAAAAAATGTTGATTGTGTGGGTGATGCTGATAGGCAACTTCGCCTACGCACAGAATAAGATCGATGAAACCCGAATGCAGCGGGACATTGAGGTGGCGGAAAATATCCTTGGAACGCTTATCAAACAGCAAATGGGCAACCGTATGTTCTTCCCCACTGAAGTCCAGGGAAGCTATTTGCCCGGGTATGGCGTGACATTCCACCTGCCATCGAACTACTTCAGCAATATTTATATCGGGGAGGCTCAGGAAATTCCGGCAGTCGTTGGTGACCCTCCAACTCCGGTTACCGTGTACGGCTCCTACTCCTATGATAACGCGCGTGAAACCCAAAATCGCGCAAGAAAGGAAGTAGAGACTGCTAAAAGAGCAAGATCGAGATATCCCAAAAAAGTTAGCGTCAGTTCTGACAGTGCTAATCTGGAATACAACAACAAACTATTGCAAGCTGCCAAAGATTTCGTTGCTGATTATAGTGATCTCATAACGCAACTCCAGCCGAATGAAAAAATTGTTGTTACTAACCGCAATGAAGGTCAGGATTTCCGCGTGGCCTGGGCTGGAGCCTTCAATCGCAATAAAAGAAGTATGCTTTCAGTAGAAGGTGTAAAATCAGATGTCAATCAATATCGTCAGGGCAAAATCACTCGTGAACAGTTGATGGGCAAACTCAAAATAGTAAACAGCGAAGTAAGTGATGAGCTACAGCCTGATCTCGAACTATTGTCGAGCATCTTCAACCGCCTCTACAGTCGCGATTTGTCAAAAACTTTCTTCTGCGATCAGAATGTGTATTATGAACGGATGAAAGACTTTGGCGCGGTTTATCACATGCAGGTGTATGCCAGCAACCAGATTGACGATAACTTCTTCTACGATATGCCAACGGTCAACCTGAGTGATGTAGATCAGGCCACCCGTGACAAAAAAGTAAAAGAGATGTACCCGGAATTTGAAAAGAGCATCAAAGAAGATTTTCTGGAATACGGACGTACTGTAAAAAGCCTGAAAGATGAAGAAGTGCTAATGCTCGAAATTCAAATGACGCGTTGCAAAGGCTGCAGTATTCCATCCACACTAGAATTCACTGTGAAAAACTCTGTTCTCAAAGATTACTCATCAGGAAAAATCACCAAAGACGCAGCGCTGGCGAAGATCAGTATTAAAAAAGGCGCTG
Proteins encoded in this window:
- a CDS encoding RNA polymerase sigma24 factor encodes the protein MMHSDTLIARAREGDKNAQGKLVQLWYKRIYNFSYKFFFDHDLAMEVAQKTFISMHKNLSGLQEVTRFKSWLYTIAVNYCREETRKKKASRSYSLHDLNPGEGEESYRWEESHQRHENPERQLRHAELSDLLQECLMQLSVEQREVVIMKEYEGLKFREIAESLNISENTVKSRMYYGLEGLKRILEQKKITKETIGYEL